One part of the Flavobacterium johnsoniae UW101 genome encodes these proteins:
- a CDS encoding DUF1266 domain-containing protein — translation MNKVKQFFNLSATLVLTTCFLLTGCKKGNTADTASETTRFINGTYAIMTMQNQGDYNLVGGQDSSMKEPIKQMLQQYWSISDLNSGMKQVQELTSKNGMHSKEFVDQVKELGIDKMSKQEFETKLAAITDPEQKIHLQLLYDAYTDLGYNAILGWDLGRANFLLTSFYVAGFNDENTALDKALEVSKRIQKTFKSWDEYNRSYMYGYLYWSNEDPKDSSSKYAERQGFISELKKDTKSPFQVKWDTKLEKDWK, via the coding sequence ATGAACAAAGTAAAACAGTTTTTTAACCTAAGTGCAACTCTTGTATTAACAACATGCTTTTTATTAACCGGATGCAAAAAAGGAAACACTGCTGATACAGCAAGTGAAACTACACGTTTTATAAATGGTACTTATGCTATTATGACTATGCAGAATCAAGGAGACTACAATTTAGTTGGCGGTCAGGACAGCAGCATGAAAGAACCTATAAAACAAATGCTGCAGCAATACTGGTCAATATCTGATTTAAATTCAGGAATGAAACAAGTTCAGGAACTTACATCTAAAAATGGAATGCACAGCAAAGAATTTGTTGACCAAGTAAAAGAACTTGGTATTGATAAGATGAGTAAACAAGAGTTTGAAACTAAACTAGCTGCTATTACAGATCCTGAGCAAAAAATTCATTTACAATTATTATATGATGCTTATACTGATCTTGGCTATAATGCTATTTTAGGATGGGATCTTGGCAGAGCTAACTTCTTGTTAACTAGTTTTTATGTAGCTGGTTTTAATGATGAAAATACAGCTTTAGACAAAGCATTAGAAGTTTCAAAACGTATTCAAAAAACTTTTAAATCATGGGATGAATACAACAGAAGCTACATGTATGGCTATTTATACTGGAGTAACGAAGATCCTAAAGACAGCTCATCAAAATACGCTGAACGTCAAGGATTTATTTCTGAATTAAAAAAAGATACAAAAAGTCCATTTCAGGTAAAATGGGATACGAAATTAGAAAAAGACTGGAAATAA
- a CDS encoding DUF1266 domain-containing protein, with amino-acid sequence MSNTVHGVSLPEYAAAIGALTTQSIDTDAVLKALNITSEQWTEVCTKYQFAALQDMGTYMQYYSNPALCPKFNYLAGNEQINSNAEANSSFTQLMNNFSGLFGGGDDDDDDDDFENIEPVPDDKKELLSIGSIILHQHPTATFEINGYKSDLKEMLENAWNITDHEDAVEILEWLKDEGHRGEDAEIDEDTEDDIKEYEQALAPALKLNIDEDGNPTDIDSWDIERIGSVARYCYAAGYIDQQTCLQYLETARKMAKERYNNWSEYAASFMTGRAFMYGGSPIDFATVILEMLSSKKSIWNTYPLK; translated from the coding sequence ATGAGCAATACAGTTCATGGCGTAAGCCTACCAGAATATGCAGCCGCAATTGGTGCTTTGACAACTCAGTCAATTGATACTGATGCTGTACTTAAAGCCCTAAATATCACTTCTGAACAGTGGACAGAAGTATGTACTAAATATCAATTTGCTGCCTTGCAGGATATGGGCACATATATGCAATATTACAGTAATCCGGCGTTATGTCCTAAATTCAATTATCTTGCTGGTAATGAACAAATAAACAGCAACGCTGAAGCTAATTCAAGCTTTACTCAGCTAATGAATAATTTTTCAGGATTATTTGGCGGTGGTGATGACGATGATGACGATGACGATTTCGAAAACATTGAACCTGTACCTGATGACAAAAAAGAACTTCTTTCTATTGGTTCTATAATATTGCACCAGCATCCTACAGCTACATTTGAAATCAACGGTTATAAAAGTGATTTAAAAGAAATGCTTGAAAATGCCTGGAATATTACAGATCATGAAGATGCAGTTGAAATATTGGAATGGCTGAAAGATGAAGGTCACAGAGGAGAAGATGCAGAAATTGACGAAGATACTGAAGATGACATCAAAGAATATGAACAGGCACTGGCTCCCGCTCTAAAATTAAACATTGATGAAGACGGAAATCCAACTGACATTGATTCATGGGATATTGAGCGTATAGGTTCTGTAGCAAGATATTGTTATGCTGCCGGATATATAGACCAGCAAACTTGTTTACAATATTTGGAAACTGCCAGAAAAATGGCAAAAGAAAGATATAATAACTGGTCTGAGTATGCTGCTTCATTTATGACTGGCCGTGCATTTATGTACGGAGGCAGCCCTATAGACTTTGCAACCGTGATATTAGAAATGCTAAGCAGTAAAAAGAGCATTTGGAATACTTATCCATTAAAGTAG
- a CDS encoding DUF3137 domain-containing protein: MNNNNIQEILLREHNRDKKLTYYAFALYAVIGIVVISVLSNVFLSRFSGNESTTSTPIYYKLIIPIILIAFGFSIFKKIKTLNNRHLLIEKLFNDLNAGKKAASITQFVDYKITLPLGKIRVRLYPINFVCFSIQNEVYNLPVPPGIEPDFKVLLSGVNIDHVNNLKENLNSDKVIETIESVPLKTIPEFKKYADAELAPELENLEKSRKKGLNLYIIGIIFCVLVVGGFMFFNYTKAADLANNPENASSYTSSIFIVFGILCAIIYLVYIPIMKKRYKQIGDSGENYTSFKEQIFKKMIAFINPSFQYVEHGYIGARELHELDIFRDKNYDVTGNDQILGSYNGVPFQYCDLYMSHTPTFRLQNESPEEVFSGQFFMAKFNKTFSTQIVISPKAGISEFIIGNSFSSNIVKPSAKIMLEDPEFAKMFDVYANDQVEARYILTPATMQNIKDIAHKAKGSLFFFFINNKIIAANNNRINKFETGVTTKLNPELLVSFYEDLYKQFSIIDDLKLNINIWKQQAN; encoded by the coding sequence ATGAACAATAACAACATACAAGAAATCCTTTTACGAGAACATAATCGTGATAAAAAATTAACCTATTATGCTTTCGCTCTTTATGCAGTAATCGGCATTGTGGTTATAAGTGTTTTATCTAATGTTTTCCTGTCTCGCTTCAGTGGAAATGAAAGTACAACAAGTACTCCTATTTATTACAAATTGATCATACCTATCATTCTTATTGCATTTGGATTTTCAATATTTAAAAAAATAAAAACACTTAATAATCGTCATTTATTAATAGAAAAGCTTTTTAATGATTTAAACGCAGGAAAAAAAGCTGCTTCAATAACACAATTTGTTGATTACAAGATAACATTACCGTTAGGCAAAATCAGAGTCAGGCTGTATCCTATAAATTTCGTTTGTTTTTCAATACAAAATGAAGTCTACAATTTACCTGTACCTCCAGGTATAGAACCGGACTTTAAGGTTTTATTGAGCGGTGTAAATATTGATCATGTAAACAATCTAAAAGAAAATCTTAATAGTGATAAGGTTATTGAAACTATCGAATCTGTTCCCTTAAAAACAATTCCTGAATTTAAGAAGTATGCTGATGCTGAATTGGCTCCTGAACTGGAAAACCTTGAAAAAAGCCGAAAAAAAGGATTGAACCTTTATATCATTGGAATAATTTTTTGTGTTTTGGTAGTTGGCGGATTCATGTTCTTCAATTATACAAAAGCAGCCGATCTTGCCAACAATCCAGAAAATGCTTCTTCTTATACAAGTTCTATTTTTATAGTATTTGGAATACTTTGTGCCATAATTTATCTGGTATACATACCAATTATGAAGAAAAGATATAAGCAGATTGGAGATTCAGGAGAAAATTACACTTCATTTAAAGAGCAGATTTTCAAGAAAATGATTGCTTTTATCAATCCGTCTTTTCAATATGTAGAGCATGGCTATATTGGAGCAAGAGAATTACACGAACTAGATATATTTAGAGATAAAAATTATGATGTTACAGGAAATGATCAAATACTTGGCAGCTATAATGGGGTTCCATTTCAATATTGTGACTTGTATATGAGCCATACACCAACTTTTCGTTTACAAAACGAATCGCCTGAAGAAGTTTTTTCCGGACAATTTTTTATGGCCAAATTCAATAAAACATTTAGTACACAAATTGTAATTTCTCCAAAGGCCGGAATTTCAGAATTTATTATTGGTAATTCTTTTTCTTCTAATATAGTGAAGCCTTCTGCTAAGATAATGCTGGAAGATCCAGAGTTTGCAAAAATGTTTGATGTATATGCTAATGATCAGGTAGAAGCACGCTATATTTTAACACCAGCCACTATGCAGAACATTAAAGATATTGCACATAAAGCAAAAGGAAGTCTTTTCTTCTTTTTTATAAACAATAAAATAATTGCGGCAAACAATAATCGAATAAACAAATTTGAAACTGGAGTAACTACCAAATTAAATCCAGAATTACTTGTTTCCTTTTATGAAGATTTATACAAACAATTTTCAATTATTGATGATCTAAAACTGAATATCAATATTTGGAAACAACAAGCTAATTAA
- a CDS encoding DUF2490 domain-containing protein yields MKIFKLLFILGLISPFLSAQNIKKTDQQTLTWIRYYNILPLSEKWALHSEFDNRSFVNPVHQNLFVIRVQGRYRATETIDLGSGFAYFNVNTQDPNIDPDFSIPEYRTQQDITFINDIAKITFHNRFQIEERFTQKATRTELLDDFSFAFRFRYRLQSTFDLWKKEKQSLKATISDEILLNYGKDNKRNTFDQNRFYAALRYHINPNIGLELGYLKSFQRRTSGVDFYDRDIIRFTFYHKIDRRF; encoded by the coding sequence ATGAAGATTTTCAAATTACTATTTATTTTAGGGCTTATAAGTCCTTTTTTATCGGCGCAGAATATAAAGAAAACAGATCAGCAGACACTGACCTGGATTCGGTATTATAATATTCTTCCTTTAAGCGAAAAATGGGCTTTGCATTCTGAATTTGATAATCGCAGTTTTGTAAATCCAGTTCATCAAAATCTATTTGTTATACGAGTACAAGGCCGATACCGAGCCACTGAAACTATCGATTTGGGCAGCGGTTTTGCATACTTTAACGTAAACACACAGGATCCAAATATTGATCCTGACTTTTCGATTCCCGAATATCGCACACAACAAGATATTACTTTTATAAACGATATTGCAAAAATTACTTTTCATAATCGATTTCAGATCGAAGAACGTTTTACACAAAAAGCAACACGAACAGAATTACTTGACGATTTCTCCTTTGCATTCCGGTTCCGTTATAGATTACAATCTACTTTTGATCTTTGGAAAAAGGAAAAACAGAGTCTAAAAGCAACAATTTCTGATGAAATTTTATTGAATTACGGAAAAGATAACAAACGAAATACATTTGATCAAAATCGTTTTTATGCTGCGCTTCGCTATCACATTAATCCTAATATTGGTTTAGAATTAGGTTATTTAAAAAGTTTTCAAAGACGCACAAGCGGTGTAGATTTTTATGACCGTGATATCATCAGGTTTACTTTTTACCATAAAATTGATCGCAGATTTTAA
- a CDS encoding LemA family protein, whose protein sequence is MTAIILGIVVIAIIIFIISVYNSLNVRSNQIQNAFSSLDALFIKRTELIPNLVTIVKQYTNYEKDVLEKITQLRQLKADTTEYKADSEASQMMKQIMLQVENYPDLRANTQFLNLQYSWTESEEQIAAGRRYLSASITDYNNRLSTFPGNVIGSKFGFKKHEWQMAAEAQRQNVNAEELFNK, encoded by the coding sequence ATGACAGCAATAATTTTAGGCATCGTTGTAATTGCCATAATCATATTTATAATTTCTGTTTACAACTCACTAAATGTACGAAGTAATCAAATTCAAAATGCATTCTCGTCTTTAGATGCTTTATTTATAAAACGAACTGAGCTTATACCTAATCTTGTAACAATTGTAAAACAATATACAAATTACGAAAAAGACGTATTAGAAAAAATTACACAATTACGTCAATTAAAAGCGGATACAACTGAATATAAAGCAGATAGTGAAGCCAGTCAAATGATGAAACAAATCATGCTGCAAGTAGAAAATTATCCTGATTTAAGAGCAAATACTCAATTTTTGAATTTGCAATATTCATGGACTGAATCTGAAGAACAAATAGCCGCCGGCCGTCGCTATTTAAGTGCATCTATTACTGATTATAATAATAGGCTTAGTACTTTTCCGGGGAATGTAATTGGTTCAAAATTTGGATTCAAAAAGCATGAATGGCAAATGGCAGCAGAAGCGCAACGCCAAAATGTAAATGCAGAAGAATTATTTAACAAATAA
- a CDS encoding outer membrane beta-barrel protein: protein MTKIYSFLSFLFLFVLTANAQNDVTLRGTVLDVNTQLPLEMATVYFTTIKDSTVIEYATTDKNGAFRMDIKKYEKPVFLKVSYMGYQTYYEEYKGLTENKDFGKLYMIENVNTLNDVVIKTEAAPITIKKDTLEFNAASYKVRPDSNVETLLKQLPGFDVDNDGKITVNGREVNQVLVNGKTFFDKDGAIAIKNLPADIIKKIQVSDFKTKKEELSKQESTSDFSSINITIDEKKNKGYFGKIMGGYGTDDRYEANVNLNYFNNKQKISLLASSNNINSTGFSMDDVFDNMGGGRNSSGRGGSTSSGSSGKGITQSNLVGVNYSDDWTEKLLAMGSYNFSNTINNNDSKSNQLSFLPTGNIITEAEAKTRNESTGNNVNFELEYKISPSIRLVVAPKLNQSRTNSNSTSSSFSEDEDGNELNRSTSKSYSEGDNTNFGNTINFNKSFEKKSRNFSFVFTNNNTNNTADGLNLSETIFYQDNQPNDERNQTTKKKNTSDSYSADIEYTEPITDSLRVRFGSNFDWKSTSNDERTFNFDPDTQEYTDLNLALSNYTSSIQNSVTPKVGVTLQKNKFTLNLDSRTSIVNFDNHSLYLNNATDLSKKYALPFATAVLRYKFDRSKNLSFKYDYSNTLPSAAQLMPVVNLNNPLNTIIGNPDLHPVEKNSINFNYRNYDFRSRSGYSLYIKGDYYDNDIVSTSIYDESGKRTTTYVNISGVYNASIGANWNQSIKSGAHTLRYGLGLNAGYTFDKGFTNAVLYNAKSTSITPKVYLSYDYGDVLTIAPSYNLSYNQSKYENYSRDATSNVVHRINLQTTTYWPENLIFGNDFGYTYNSNISGDFKKDFYLWNTSLSYGFLNKTLYAKVKVYDVLNQNLSATRTISATSIRDEENTVLRRYVMFSLAYKIGNFTGSEKGGKRRPRD from the coding sequence ATGACCAAGATTTATTCATTTTTATCGTTTTTATTCCTTTTTGTTTTGACTGCCAATGCACAAAACGACGTTACACTTAGAGGAACCGTTTTAGACGTTAACACACAATTGCCTCTGGAAATGGCAACTGTTTATTTTACTACTATAAAAGATTCTACCGTTATCGAATACGCCACTACAGATAAAAATGGTGCTTTTAGAATGGATATCAAAAAATATGAAAAGCCTGTTTTTTTAAAGGTGAGTTATATGGGATATCAAACCTATTACGAAGAATACAAGGGGCTTACTGAAAACAAAGATTTCGGAAAACTTTACATGATAGAAAATGTAAATACGCTGAATGACGTTGTTATAAAAACCGAAGCAGCGCCAATTACTATCAAAAAAGATACGTTAGAGTTTAACGCGGCTTCTTATAAAGTCCGTCCGGATTCTAATGTTGAAACTTTATTAAAACAACTGCCGGGATTTGATGTCGATAATGACGGAAAAATTACGGTGAACGGACGAGAAGTGAATCAGGTTTTGGTAAACGGAAAAACGTTTTTTGATAAAGACGGAGCGATTGCCATTAAAAATCTGCCGGCCGATATTATTAAAAAAATTCAGGTTTCTGATTTTAAAACCAAAAAAGAAGAGCTTTCTAAACAAGAATCAACTTCAGATTTTTCGAGTATTAATATTACTATTGATGAAAAGAAAAACAAAGGATATTTTGGAAAAATAATGGGCGGTTATGGTACCGATGATCGTTATGAAGCCAATGTGAATCTGAATTATTTTAATAACAAGCAGAAAATAAGTTTACTGGCTTCGTCAAACAATATCAATTCGACCGGATTTTCAATGGACGATGTTTTTGATAATATGGGAGGCGGAAGAAATAGCAGCGGAAGAGGAGGAAGTACAAGCTCTGGTTCTAGTGGAAAAGGAATTACGCAGTCAAATTTAGTGGGAGTTAATTACTCTGATGACTGGACTGAAAAACTGCTGGCTATGGGAAGTTACAATTTCTCAAATACCATTAATAACAACGACAGTAAATCAAACCAGCTTAGTTTTTTACCAACCGGAAATATTATAACCGAGGCCGAAGCTAAAACAAGAAATGAAAGTACAGGAAATAACGTCAATTTTGAATTAGAGTATAAAATCAGTCCAAGTATTCGATTGGTTGTAGCACCAAAATTGAATCAATCGAGAACCAACAGTAATTCGACTTCGTCTAGCTTTTCTGAAGATGAAGATGGAAACGAGTTGAACAGAAGTACTTCAAAATCATATTCTGAAGGTGATAATACCAATTTTGGAAACACAATCAATTTTAATAAATCTTTCGAAAAGAAATCTCGAAATTTTAGTTTTGTTTTTACCAATAACAACACTAACAATACGGCAGATGGTTTAAATCTTTCGGAAACGATTTTCTATCAGGACAATCAGCCGAATGATGAAAGAAATCAAACTACAAAAAAGAAAAACACCAGCGATTCTTATTCGGCAGATATTGAATATACTGAGCCAATAACAGATTCGCTTCGAGTACGATTTGGATCTAATTTTGATTGGAAAAGTACTTCAAACGACGAAAGAACTTTTAATTTTGATCCAGATACACAAGAATATACCGATCTTAATTTAGCATTGAGTAATTATACAAGTTCAATTCAAAACTCGGTTACGCCAAAAGTTGGAGTTACGCTTCAAAAAAATAAATTTACGCTTAACCTTGACAGCCGAACATCGATTGTAAATTTTGATAATCACTCACTGTATTTGAATAATGCGACAGATTTAAGTAAAAAATATGCTTTACCATTTGCAACAGCGGTACTGCGATATAAATTTGACCGTTCTAAAAATCTATCATTCAAATACGATTATTCTAATACTCTGCCATCGGCTGCACAATTAATGCCGGTTGTAAATCTTAATAATCCATTGAATACCATTATCGGAAATCCTGATCTGCATCCTGTAGAAAAAAACAGTATTAATTTTAATTACAGAAATTACGATTTTCGTTCTCGTTCTGGGTATAGCTTGTACATAAAAGGAGATTATTATGATAATGATATTGTTTCGACTTCAATTTATGATGAAAGCGGAAAAAGAACGACAACGTATGTAAATATTTCGGGTGTTTATAATGCTTCGATTGGAGCAAACTGGAACCAGTCTATAAAATCTGGCGCGCATACACTGCGTTACGGATTAGGATTAAATGCTGGTTATACTTTTGATAAAGGTTTTACAAATGCTGTTTTGTATAATGCAAAATCGACTTCTATTACGCCAAAAGTATATTTATCATACGATTATGGAGATGTTCTGACGATTGCACCATCTTATAATTTATCCTACAACCAGTCGAAATACGAGAATTATTCGAGAGATGCTACTTCAAATGTTGTACACAGAATCAATTTACAAACTACAACTTACTGGCCAGAAAATTTAATCTTCGGAAATGATTTTGGTTATACTTATAATTCAAATATTTCAGGCGACTTTAAAAAAGATTTTTATTTATGGAATACGAGTTTGTCGTATGGATTTTTAAATAAAACACTTTATGCTAAAGTAAAAGTATATGATGTTTTAAATCAAAATTTAAGTGCAACAAGAACCATTTCGGCAACTTCAATCCGCGATGAAGAAAATACGGTTTTAAGACGTTATGTAATGTTTTCTCTGGCTTATAAAATAGGAAACTTTACAGGGTCTGAAAAAGGAGGAAAGAGAAGACCGAGAGATTAA
- the der gene encoding ribosome biogenesis GTPase Der: MNNNIVAIVGRPNVGKSTLFNRLIQRREAIVDSVSGVTRDRNYGKSEWNGKEFSVIDTGGYVRGSDDVFEGEIRKQVELAIDEADVIIFVVDVEEGITPMDETVAKLLRKVTKPVLLAVNKVDNAMREKDAIEFYNLGLGDYYTFASISGSGTGDLLDALIDAFPEKPEPAEAAEELPRFAVVGRPNAGKSSFINALIGQDRYIVTDIAGTTRDAIDTKFDRFGFEFNLVDTAGIRRKAKVKEDLEFYSVMRSVRAIEHADVCILVIDATRGFEGQDQSIFWLAEKNRKGVVILVNKWDLVEKDTMSSRDYEEKIRKELMPFTDVPILFVSALTKQRLLKALEATVQVFENRKQRISTSKFNEYMLKVIEAYPPPAMKGKYVKIKYCMQLPTQTPQFVFFANLPQYVKEPYKRYLENKIRDNWDFAGVPIDIYIREK; encoded by the coding sequence ATGAATAATAACATTGTTGCGATAGTAGGAAGACCTAATGTAGGGAAATCGACCCTTTTTAATAGGCTGATACAAAGAAGAGAAGCTATTGTAGATTCAGTATCTGGGGTTACCCGTGATAGAAACTATGGTAAAAGCGAGTGGAACGGAAAAGAGTTTTCTGTCATTGATACGGGAGGATACGTTCGCGGATCTGATGACGTATTTGAAGGTGAAATTCGTAAACAGGTAGAACTTGCTATCGACGAAGCCGATGTTATTATTTTTGTGGTTGATGTTGAAGAAGGTATTACACCAATGGATGAAACTGTTGCAAAGTTACTTCGTAAAGTAACAAAACCTGTTTTATTGGCTGTAAACAAAGTAGATAACGCTATGCGCGAAAAAGATGCTATAGAATTTTATAATCTTGGTTTAGGAGATTATTATACTTTCGCCAGTATCTCAGGAAGCGGAACTGGAGATTTATTAGATGCTTTAATTGATGCATTTCCAGAAAAACCAGAACCAGCAGAGGCAGCAGAAGAATTACCTCGTTTTGCTGTGGTAGGACGCCCAAATGCAGGAAAATCTAGTTTTATCAACGCCTTAATTGGTCAGGATCGTTATATAGTAACCGATATTGCCGGAACAACACGTGATGCGATTGATACAAAATTTGACCGTTTTGGTTTCGAATTCAACTTGGTTGATACTGCGGGAATCCGTCGTAAAGCAAAAGTAAAAGAAGATTTAGAGTTTTATTCTGTAATGCGTTCTGTAAGAGCAATTGAGCATGCAGATGTTTGTATATTAGTAATCGATGCGACACGTGGTTTTGAAGGTCAGGACCAGAGTATTTTCTGGCTTGCAGAGAAAAACCGTAAAGGTGTTGTAATCTTGGTAAACAAATGGGATTTAGTTGAAAAAGACACCATGTCAAGCCGTGATTACGAAGAGAAAATCCGCAAGGAATTAATGCCTTTTACAGATGTGCCTATTTTATTCGTTTCGGCTTTAACGAAACAACGTTTATTAAAAGCATTAGAAGCTACGGTTCAGGTTTTTGAAAACAGAAAGCAAAGAATTTCTACTTCAAAATTCAACGAATATATGCTGAAAGTTATCGAAGCATATCCGCCGCCGGCAATGAAAGGAAAATATGTAAAAATTAAATATTGCATGCAATTGCCAACGCAGACTCCTCAGTTTGTATTTTTTGCCAATCTGCCGCAATATGTAAAAGAACCATATAAGAGATATCTGGAAAATAAAATTCGTGATAATTGGGATTTTGCAGGAGTGCCAATCGATATTTATATCAGAGAGAAATAA
- the era gene encoding GTPase Era, whose translation MSHKAGFVNIIGNPNVGKSTLMNAFVGERLSIITSKAQTTRHRILGIVNGEDFQIVLSDTPGIIKPAYEMQESMMNFVKSAFEDADILVYMVEIGEQNLKDEDFFKKIFYAKIPVLLLLNKIDNSNQEQLEEQVAFWKEKVPNAEIFPISALQNFNVPEVFERIIQLLPESPAYYPKDQLTDKPERFFVNETIREKILLNYAKEIPYAVEIVTEEFHETDTIIRIRSVIMVERDTQKGIIIGHKGAALKKVGTDARVDLEKFFGKQIHIELYVKVNKNWRSNANMLKRFGYNQ comes from the coding sequence ATGTCACATAAAGCAGGTTTTGTAAACATCATCGGAAATCCAAATGTTGGAAAATCGACACTAATGAACGCCTTTGTTGGAGAAAGATTATCAATCATAACTTCAAAAGCACAAACAACACGCCATAGAATCTTAGGAATCGTAAATGGCGAAGATTTTCAAATAGTACTTTCAGATACTCCCGGAATTATAAAACCGGCTTATGAAATGCAGGAGTCGATGATGAACTTCGTAAAGTCGGCTTTTGAAGATGCTGATATTTTAGTTTACATGGTCGAAATAGGGGAGCAGAATTTAAAAGACGAAGATTTCTTTAAAAAAATCTTTTATGCTAAAATCCCGGTTTTACTATTATTAAACAAAATCGACAACTCAAATCAGGAACAATTAGAAGAGCAGGTTGCTTTTTGGAAAGAAAAAGTGCCAAATGCTGAAATTTTCCCAATTTCGGCACTTCAAAATTTTAATGTCCCGGAAGTTTTTGAGAGAATTATTCAATTACTGCCAGAATCTCCGGCATATTACCCTAAAGATCAGTTAACAGACAAACCAGAGCGTTTCTTTGTAAACGAAACGATTCGTGAAAAAATCTTGTTGAATTACGCTAAAGAAATTCCATACGCAGTAGAAATAGTAACAGAAGAATTTCATGAAACCGATACGATTATCAGAATCCGTTCTGTAATTATGGTAGAACGCGATACGCAAAAAGGAATCATTATTGGGCATAAGGGCGCAGCTTTGAAAAAAGTAGGAACAGATGCCCGCGTTGATTTAGAGAAATTCTTCGGAAAACAAATTCACATTGAACTTTACGTAAAAGTGAACAAAAACTGGAGAAGCAACGCCAATATGCTGAAACGATTTGGGTATAATCAATAG
- a CDS encoding helix-turn-helix domain-containing protein: MEQKIHQGRNVKRFREMLNIKQEALAYDLGEDWSQKKISLLEQKEVIEDNLLKQISSILKIPVEAFQNFDEEQAVNIISNTFNIEKDAYIGNSKPVFNINPLDELKKLHEEKIALYERMLKEKDEMMARLEKLLTNK; encoded by the coding sequence ATGGAACAGAAAATTCATCAGGGAAGAAACGTAAAACGTTTTAGAGAAATGCTCAACATAAAACAGGAAGCTTTGGCTTATGATTTGGGCGAAGACTGGAGCCAAAAAAAGATTTCTTTGCTGGAACAGAAAGAAGTAATTGAGGATAATCTGCTTAAACAAATCTCTTCAATATTGAAAATTCCTGTTGAAGCTTTTCAAAACTTTGATGAAGAACAAGCCGTAAATATTATTTCCAATACGTTTAATATTGAAAAAGATGCTTATATCGGAAATTCTAAACCTGTATTCAATATCAATCCATTGGATGAATTAAAAAAACTGCACGAAGAAAAAATTGCTTTGTACGAACGCATGCTAAAAGAAAAAGATGAAATGATGGCAAGACTTGAAAAGCTATTAACGAATAAATGA